atcaAACTCGACcagtttaaatttagcaaggttggcggccataggctatattaattaacagaaaaaattagggttccgtactaaaactacaataatgtaactgaaagtgtaaaaaaaagttgccataaaacatctttcatcgcatgcgctgcagAAACTATAGATTATAGAACAAATAtatgttttacgatattaaagaatacatcaaaatctacaaaaaaaaatcgcgaTACTCTATACAacaacttttttacattttaaaagttgacagaaatgatgactaaaatcagaccattttatccatacctttgtattaaccttatccaaataaataatgttatattcaagacggtttcaatacctgtagattactttttgaattatacAAATCGGagattccattcaaaagatattacgaaaataaaaaaatatcaatctaaccataAAATTCATTTAATCTACGTTGACGTtgacgttgacgcgccccggcttcgtgcgtgtcgggtgtagtttttgggaaattgagctgaaaaatgtgtgtgaagtgcacttgattagagacctttttagagttctctGCCCAAAGGTTAATAAAAACGGGATTCTTTTACTAAGAATctactgtccgtctgtctgtctgtcactaggcagtatctcatgaatcgtgtTAGCTAGACAGTTGGCACGTTCGGgttaaaataggtttaatgctcgagttttactcTGCTGTTCACTTCGATTTAgcggaaattaaatagcaacagtgagtGGTAAcaataattgttcacttactaggtacctgttatttttcatattattaattattctgAATTCATAAATTATTCTGAGTCACCGTGTGGCACAAACAGGACTGTTGCATAACACTGAATGAAGTAAAAATTATGTGACCGAAAATAAGCAactcaattaataaattatgctCGACTTTacctttaatttgtttttatttataaattattattattagatcaGTTCACCTATGAGCTTGTGTTTTATTTACCGTGTATTTACTTAAtgcattttataaaattaaatttatttttattcttaggtCCAGTTCTGCATAGCATTCCTCCACTCCTCACAGCTTCTCTTCTACGACTGCGGCTACCCTCGCTGGAGTGTGGTCTTCACTCTACCGAACTCAATCTTCTTCTATTATCTCTTTTACGATTTTTATTACAAGTCCTACAAGAAACCAGAAGAAGCGAAAACCAACGGTCAAGTTAATAAAGAAAATGGATTAAAGGATCACCCAAAAATTGGAAATGGGACCAATGAGATCAAATACCAGAGTGATGAAAAGAAGATCAAATAAGCTATATgtgattaattttgtaaatgtaaaGAATTGTAATGTACATAAATGATATAATGTATATCTATTGAGAGCTACTTTTGTGTGATAATCTACCTACATTTAAAAAGCAACTCTGCTGCACTTTAAGCAACTCTACCGCATATTTGTAAGCCATTAAttgtttttgtagttggttaaaaaaaaggttattaaaCAGAATTTTATGTACGTAACTATTCGATTGGTATTTAGTTAATTGCGATCAAATGCTTGCAATCTTTAACTTagacgttatgtacaaaataaaggtaaccaAATAAATTGGCATCATTATTTTTCTATATTGAGCTACATTATTTTGGTTTGGCTTAAGGCTTGTTTGAATTTTGCGGGCTTGGAAATGGTTTCATGGAAATACTTTAATTTCTAGTAGTTAGGTAAAAAGCGTGATTCCTGCATGAGAAGTGGGTGTTGTCTTTTTACGAAACGTATCTGCTTCTTTTGCACGAATCGTGACTGCACAATTTATTCAGATTTATTTAATGTATCTGTAAATTAAGCattgaaaatacatattaatattatgcgGTTGTACAAGTAAATGTATTAATTTGTTGTGAGCGTTAGCTCTTTTCTAGTGCGTCCAATGTACATAGGAACTGTAAAGGGACTTGAAAGCGTAGACTAAATAACTAATAAaggggtcgatcaactttttcttgtacctcgttgccatggttacgtcccttGGACAACTTATTAAAATCACGAGTTTCtctatgttttctgtggttaaaattcatcaaGTATAAATTTTGACATAGTTACAAgcttattattttatagactgtctcctaagcatattagtcgcatatatcaaagcattttttttaagaaactctatcactgttgtctcttcgacaacgggacagaataacaaacacgaAAAAGTTGACTGACCCAAATATGACAtgctcaaaatatttttatgtattgtatttttcacctatgatgaaatctgtgacacttgaaaattttccgaattacgcatactatgttcgcaaaatattttttaaaaataatttctattttgaagcaaaataaaataaaattcaataatgttcaataacaatgaactctaagatattttaaattttaaaaacaaaacttgctagattttgtaaacgcggctCTTTGGAACACTGCCGCAGCCATTTTGTGCCTCTTGTGGCCAGTGCTATCACTATCAGTATAAcagtatcactgtcagtacgagtgcgtctgccttgtatacgagttgagtttctgttgcattttctttggattgtattttgttattgtgcatttctgttattattgttgttgatttttgttactgtttcttgttaagtttgttgttgtttttttggcaaaatgccgaaacggtctTAAAAGATTGTTTTGAACTCCCGgagtcgggagtttgtaattcgtttgaaGGGTTATTTCGAGCGagagcgagaacgagaaaacggagtcccggtgggcggaaaactggactttttttatttttaaatgcattttctccaaaaataggcactaataactctTGGAAAAATCcatagttcactcgataaatggtacatcttTAATACCATCAAACttgaaacgtcacagaactcatcaaaggtgaaaaatattataggtacgtaagtaaatatttcaaattttgcttAATTATCTTTTTAACATGACGTGGTGTCAAGACTGTTACAATCAGCCTTAAAAACGAAATTTAAACGTATTCCTAGACTTTCTATTTAAAATGATCAGTGAGATGTAGTTAACATTGTTGCTACTGGGTATCTACTTTAACGTTAAAACTGTCTTACCacaacattttaaatatatttctcaTGTTCAATTATGTTGAATAATATGTTATACATATGATCAAAATAGGACAGCTTTAAATTGCAACTAGAATTACTGACTGTTAGGCCGAACCAGAGCAGTGGACTTTTTTTGCCAAAGGCATGTTGGCCcgtaattattatcattttaaatagcagGTTGATGATTTTTAAGGAAAAAATCGATATCTTTATCGGATATTTTTTCTTACTCATCATAAGACTAATAAAAAATGACAGCTCTTTGCGTGAGTGCAATAAAACAAGGTTTATGCATCTTGTtgaaaagaaaatgtatttCTAGGTTCTTACAGGCTCTTAGCGTGTTAGAAGAATCGTCGTCTAGTTCATCTATCTGCTCGCTCTAATTCTTACGCGCTTAGTAACATACAAATCTCGACggtaaataagttttatatacGCTACTCTGGTTAAAACACGGATGCTGTCTTACTAAATAATATATGCTAAGAAAATCTAGATAGATTTATAGGTAATTATATTAAGTAATCAAGTTCAATTCTTCCAAAGCGAGATACAGGACTCTCTGCCAATAGTAATAAGGTGTTAATTCTGTAGATTATTGTAACTAATTGAGGGTTATTTTAATCGGTTACACGTTTATCTTACAttctttttgaaaataatattcagaagtcttggcaacattttataacttttattgtTTGACGATAGCAAACTTTTTGTTCTGAGCCGCTCTCAACTGCAATGTATTCAATAAATTTGAAGAGCGACTGCAATATAATATCGCAATATctgtctgtaatttttttgcgcGTTATGCTGTATTGTACCACTTGCtcaaaactaattaattatggGATATTAATAAGCTAGACCTCTATAGGGTACCTCTGAAGATGGGCCGAACAcgggtttcaccgaatacgaataaTATCCGGCATAATTGATACCtagaaataagtttattttttttgttgaaatgttgCAATTTAATCATTTAACTTCTAAACAACATGCttaatttctcacaataaagacctGATTGATTatataaacttattattttattgtaaacatCACTGTAGCTTAATCTCAAAACAGCTATATACTACttatatttcgtttttaattaataacctattttttatCTGCTGCtattggaaataaagctaccgtgctaataaaaacataaagtcTCACTGTACCTCAACTCATACATGGCACAATACAGTGAAAAGTTCGAGTACCACATGACTTGGAGGTTTGGGCCCCATGCACAATggctaggtcaattgttggctctcagagccaacctgacaaagccatttgcatttataatttgGAAAATGAGCGAGctcccatgaggctgacatgatcacctggagtctgtgttcaaagcctcaacaaaaaaaaaagagaaaaaaagctCGACCAATCGATTATCTTTTAACAAAATTCGAACATTGTATGTTAAAACGTTAAGATTTTCTTTGTCCATTTTGCGTGCCTGGTTAGTTTGACGGAAAGAAGTCGATAACGCTCGGGGATTCTTAGCACCCTTGGTTCGAGGATTGTTCCGGTCACCGTCATCACGGGACAAACTCTCACCACCGTTTCGGGGGGGTTGACATCCATAGGTAGCAATAGACCATAAGCCCACCACGCTGGTCCAATGCGGGTTGGTGGGTCGCCACTTTTGCCTCGTTTGTTAGTAAGCAGGATGCACCGCGGGCAGGTGAGGTTGGCTTGGGTCTCGTGAGATAATATATGAGACCCCTTACACACCCCACTTTGTcactttgtatttattttaaataaaacgagaggatttgaaaagttttttattaccatttgtcaaaaaaacataaaaatatagttaACAAAACCTATTTCTCTCGAACAACGAACAACAAATGAACCATACTCACAAAGACAGGTAATTTCATTTGATTAAACTAAGCAATGATACTAAgctcaactattttttttattttccgtttcatttataacaCATACAGATCTTGTTAGTCCATTAACATCGTCGGATTTTGTTAAATCCTTCCTAATATAGCATTGACGATAGAAATTAGTAAACAAAACCAGGAAGAACACAACGTTGCTGATGATGAATATGGCAACGCCTTTGGATGGTGGACACTCTGTCACCTTAAGGGTTACGCCGTACTGAACGATAAGCGAAACGAATTGTAtctgtaaaacaaaaatttgaataaaaagaaGGAAAGAGAAACATTCGAATCGAACACAGATTCGATACAcggaaaaataattaaaaccaaaGAATTACAAatgaacatcgaatagtataaattgggcccccctcagcataatgttgcagTAAGTAGCaccgctgtttttcagtggtacccatttaaaactaaacactcaaaaacatacacacaaacccTGAGAATTCTTTGAACTTTACGTATAAAACGTGATCCGTAGTTACAATGAAATGGCGGCTTTAACTACTTAATAATTTGTAGTCTTTACTGTCACAGCTCTGCTGTGATAAGCTTTTCTAATCTGCTGATCCAGAATCAAATTTTAGAACAATTAAAATGGAAGATCTTTGGCTTCAATCGGAAACTATTgtcattttacatttttttaattcacagtTTTTGAACAATATAGCTATTTTAAATAGCTATTTTGCCGGCAAAATTCCAAAAACTGCAATTTACTgcttgcaagtaaaataaatttattatatattttttccattggttgaaatattgaagaaatataataatatgtgttaCATAATCATTACTTACCAACTGAAATGAGGTCATATATTTCTTCCATGTCAAATATTTGGACATATTTGGTCCTAATGCAGACAATccataatatgtatacatgaAAACGTGCACTAAGGAGTTGAGAAAACCTATGAAAACTGCAGTATGCGAGGGCGAGTATTTGAAGAATCCCCAAGAACCAATCACCATTATGGAGTGATGATACAAATGGAGAAATGTCACTTGGCTGTCCTTCTTCCTGAGAATGAAGAAGACAGTATCAAGAAGTTCGGAAACTTTTGCGGCAAAGTATAGCCAAATTCCGAACACCACCTGaaaataattaactaaaaattattaataacttgGGCACAATAAGTGAAAAAGCACTAATTGTAACAAACTTCATAAAGAATACGAGCTACAATCCACATAAAGCTATTATGATCTGCAACGTGCAAAAAGTAAATAGTATATCCTCACCTCTTTTCGAATGTTTTCGTCATTCATGAGACATTTTCTGGGTACAAAACCATACTGTAGCATTCCTCTGAAATACTGGAAAAGAAAAACCCTTGAATACTTTGGGGAGTCAGACCACGCGCAGGgtgacataataatatgcggcaaatattcaatacttattaagttttgatcgatTATTACTCTTTAACTTGTGAAGTTTACTAAGCTGTTAATTTCATTGCtaccttttaattaaaaaggtagaggcgatttaccgaccacttgcattgctttggaaattcaaccttattgctTTTATAATACGTCACCATATCCAttgtaattgttaaaaaaaggctatctttaaaaatactttatcaggtatgtattcgatagctgcttttcattatgtatgctccaataaatggggccttattaagggttatatatactaccatcatgattttATTTGCTAAAAAGCTTACATAaagtataatgtttttaaaatacctatccaaccgtaccccacactatgggttagacgaagaaaaaaaaatcatcccgaCTTTACGGGTAGGGAAGCGAAGGtaaccaaattcaaaattttattctcTCACTTTTTTGGACAGGATATACTcaaacaaaattacagctttttaccATTAACTGTCTCTAAGATACGGACGGACTgacggacggactgacatggtgaaattataagggttccttgtaaGACTACGGAAACTTAAAAAGGATAATGCAAACTACATCCACGTATGCACAATTTTTACACAGAAGTAATTGCTTGAGAACTTCTAAAGCATAATAAACTAGAGCTGCTAATGGGATGCTAGGGAAAAATGCTATAGCTGCTCCTACACTAGTATGAATGTAACTCTTAACAGAATGAGTCATGTTCATTCTGCTGTatctctttttttcttttattcttcTGCTTTGCAGCAAACACTTCACGATTTGGTCATAAGTTTTTGTCTACGCCAAACACTGCTCGAGTATTCGAGATTTAGCGTATGTCCAACAAAAGCCAATGTCCCTTGCACCATTCGGGTCTACTCTGGACCTTGACATTTACCTTTTGTACTAAGTAGAGCGATATGACCACTTGAATAGCATTGTATGCAAATAGTGTGCCAGTGAGCTTGAACGCTGGCCTCTTCCTCATAAATGCAGGCCCCAACTTTAACACGAAGAGCAAGTATAAGGCCACTATCATTAAAACTGGTCCAGGACTCTTCGCAAGAGGTAGGTTGTCGATATCATCGTCTGGAAAAGGATTGATTCAAATGAGATGGAATTTCTTGTATGAATTTCGTGCTTGTAACCATTTATAACACAAACGTACATAGTATTTCTAATACAAAGTCATacataaattgtataaaaaatgaatgaCATTAAAAGCATCAATGAGCAACAAGAAAGACGCGTGAACTGTCTGCTCCATCAACTTGACATTAGCATCATTATGATTATTCTTCGTGGCGCCTCTACGGGCTTGTGCCAATGTCAATAGacggataaaaaaaatcaacttaGAGTATAGCAGCACCAAACCTACAGACTGTAGACCTCCTGTAGACACAGGGTGATtaagctgttactgaaccaattcaatcca
This Choristoneura fumiferana chromosome 12, NRCan_CFum_1, whole genome shotgun sequence DNA region includes the following protein-coding sequences:
- the LOC141433259 gene encoding very long chain fatty acid elongase 7-like, giving the protein MTTTVNLRSSWDLSKSKYDDIDNLPLAKSPGPVLMIVALYLLFVLKLGPAFMRKRPAFKLTGTLFAYNAIQVVISLYLVQKYFRGMLQYGFVPRKCLMNDENIRKEVVFGIWLYFAAKVSELLDTVFFILRKKDSQVTFLHLYHHSIMVIGSWGFFKYSPSHTAVFIGFLNSLVHVFMYTYYGLSALGPNMSKYLTWKKYMTSFQLIQFVSLIVQYGVTLKVTECPPSKGVAIFIISNVVFFLVLFTNFYRQCYIRKDLTKSDDVNGLTRSVCVINETENKKNS